From the genome of Marixanthomonas ophiurae, one region includes:
- a CDS encoding diphosphomevalonate/mevalonate 3,5-bisphosphate decarboxylase family protein, giving the protein MVKQSFIPTAYSNFLTEGSISWQSPSNIALVKYWGKYGEQLPKNASISFTLSNCHTKTTLSYKKIKPSEGFHFEVYLDGKREKDFEPKIQKFFERIEKYVPFLKEYEFKIETSNSFPHSSGIASSASGMSALALCLTQLERSLSGAEGTETEEKASFLARLGSGSACRSIEGPLIVWGEHPDIYGSSNLFGTKYPFEVHDTFKNYQDTILLVDKGEKQVSSTVGHNLMHDHPFAKQRFQQANNNLSKLIPVLREGDISEFIKIVESEALSLHAMMMTSMPYFILMKPNTLEIINRIWNFRKETGSNVCFTLDAGANVHVLYPEAEKENVSTFIETDLKPFCKNGEYIHDHTGDGAAAL; this is encoded by the coding sequence ATGGTCAAACAATCCTTTATCCCTACTGCCTATTCAAATTTTTTAACTGAAGGAAGCATTTCTTGGCAAAGTCCTAGCAACATCGCTTTGGTGAAATACTGGGGAAAGTACGGCGAGCAGTTACCGAAAAATGCTTCCATAAGTTTTACGTTGAGCAATTGTCACACAAAAACGACACTTTCTTATAAAAAAATAAAACCTTCAGAAGGATTTCATTTTGAAGTGTATTTAGACGGAAAAAGAGAAAAAGATTTTGAACCTAAGATTCAAAAATTCTTCGAACGGATTGAAAAATACGTTCCTTTTCTGAAGGAGTATGAATTTAAAATTGAAACCAGTAATAGTTTTCCGCATAGTAGCGGGATTGCCTCTTCAGCCAGTGGGATGAGTGCCTTGGCATTGTGTTTGACACAACTTGAAAGGTCCCTGAGCGGAGCCGAAGGGACAGAAACCGAAGAGAAGGCTTCATTTTTAGCACGACTAGGTTCCGGAAGCGCATGTAGAAGCATAGAAGGCCCATTGATTGTTTGGGGCGAACACCCAGACATTTACGGAAGTAGTAACTTATTCGGAACAAAATATCCCTTTGAAGTTCACGATACTTTCAAAAATTATCAGGATACTATTTTGTTAGTCGATAAAGGTGAAAAGCAAGTGAGCAGCACGGTTGGGCATAATTTAATGCACGACCATCCGTTTGCCAAACAACGCTTTCAACAAGCCAATAACAATCTCTCAAAACTAATCCCAGTTTTAAGAGAAGGTGATATTTCAGAATTTATTAAAATCGTAGAAAGCGAAGCTTTGTCATTGCATGCGATGATGATGACGTCTATGCCTTATTTTATATTAATGAAACCAAATACCTTGGAAATTATTAACCGCATTTGGAATTTCAGAAAAGAAACAGGAAGCAACGTTTGTTTTACGTTAGATGCGGGTGCCAATGTTCACGTTTTATACCCCGAAGCTGAAAAAGAAAACGTTTCTACCTTTATTGAAACTGATTTGAAGCCTTTTTGTAAAAACGGGGAATATATTCATGATCACACCGGTGATGGAGCAGCTGCTCTCTAA
- a CDS encoding mevalonate kinase family protein, whose product MRGPLFYSKILLFGEYGIIKDSKGLSIPYNFYNGALKIDEHKTINTKKSNDSLLRFAKYLATLQKENPELVTFDIEALKADVEKGLYFDSSIPQGYGVGSSGALVAAIYDKYANNKITVLENLTREKLLQLKAIFAEMESFFHGKSSGLDPLNSYLSLPILINSKDNIEPAGIPSQTEDGKGAVFLLDSGSTGETAPMVHIFMENMKQEGFRSMVKDQFVKHTDACVHDFLKGDVKSLFGNVKQLSKVVLDNFKPMIPKQFHTLWKKGIDTNAYYLKLCGSGGGGYMLGFTEDIDKAREALKDYRLEVVYNF is encoded by the coding sequence ATGCGCGGCCCTTTATTCTATTCAAAAATCCTATTGTTTGGTGAATATGGAATTATAAAAGATTCCAAAGGTTTATCGATTCCTTATAATTTTTATAACGGAGCGTTGAAAATCGACGAACATAAAACCATCAATACCAAAAAGAGTAATGATAGTTTATTACGTTTTGCAAAGTACTTAGCGACACTTCAAAAGGAAAATCCAGAGTTAGTAACTTTCGATATTGAAGCCTTAAAAGCTGATGTTGAAAAAGGATTGTATTTTGACAGCAGTATTCCTCAAGGATATGGTGTGGGCAGTAGTGGCGCACTGGTTGCGGCTATTTACGATAAATACGCTAACAATAAAATTACGGTTCTTGAAAATTTAACTCGTGAAAAACTGCTACAACTTAAAGCTATTTTCGCTGAAATGGAGTCTTTTTTCCACGGAAAATCCTCTGGGCTAGACCCGTTGAACAGTTATTTAAGCTTACCTATTTTAATCAATAGTAAAGACAATATCGAACCGGCCGGAATCCCTTCGCAAACTGAAGATGGTAAAGGAGCGGTTTTCTTATTGGATAGTGGTAGTACTGGAGAAACGGCGCCGATGGTTCATATTTTTATGGAAAATATGAAGCAAGAAGGGTTTAGAAGCATGGTAAAAGACCAGTTTGTAAAACATACCGATGCTTGTGTTCATGACTTTTTAAAAGGTGATGTGAAATCGCTCTTCGGAAATGTAAAACAACTTTCAAAAGTAGTGCTGGACAACTTTAAGCCAATGATCCCAAAACAATTTCACACCTTGTGGAAAAAAGGAATTGACACCAACGCTTACTACTTAAAGTTATGTGGTTCTGGCGGCGGCGGTTATATGCTAGGTTTTACCGAAGATATTGACAAAGCACGCGAAGCTTTAAAGGATTATAGGCTAGAAGTGGTGTATAATTTTTAA
- a CDS encoding T9SS type A sorting domain-containing protein, whose amino-acid sequence MKTHLLTIFVCLLAFCNYAQVDFEEKTVIDNQNATNNARSVFAADIDGDGDMDILSASSDDDKIAWYENTNGQGAYGNQQLISTEANGAQSVFAIDIDGDSDMDVLSASSFDNKIAWYENLDGQGTFSSQQIITTNAFNAQSVFAADIDGDGNMDVLSASGPYGEGKIAWHQNIDGLGNFGTQQIITTEINLAQSVFAADIDGDGDIDVLANSLVNQNLAWYENTNGQGDFVAQQIVSSTSTSSISAADIDNDGNIDVVSAGGDQVAWFKNLDGEGSFGPQQVILTTSSSAYDAITSDIDGDGDLDVVSGFFSDDTTPAIVWNENLDGAGNFGTMQEINNTAQYAISLYLNDINNDGNIDVLFASQDRIGYNKNVDGNGTFETQQNITYNVEAPTSVYAADINGDGNMDILSASEIDGEIAWYENLEGYGNFSLQKSISQKMFGTRTVVASDIDGDNDMDVLATVNTKIEWYENLDGNGNFSLHKNIITDQYASFVDASIADIDRDGDKDVVSASFFSGKLSWFENMDGQGNFGPEYIIADDSGFAPISIDIVDLNNDGALDIVSAALNDGEVNWHENLNGEGDFGPPQLITSSYNNNVDFVQGSDLDGDNDVDIIITNRSDGKIVWFENTNSQGSFSQEKIITTEVDTPLATYSVDLDNDGDLDVISASADDNKVAWYENMDGLGNFSSQNIISNNADGANSIYAADIDSDGDVDVISSLALDNQINWYKNSLILKLNETPTLDFSIHPNPSSDYLNITLQKEITQIAVYNNVGQLVMEPVDFTNDNPTINTATLATGIYFIKIKTEDGKVGIRKFIKI is encoded by the coding sequence ATGAAAACACATTTACTTACCATATTTGTTTGTTTGTTAGCCTTTTGTAATTACGCTCAAGTTGATTTTGAAGAAAAAACAGTTATCGATAATCAAAATGCAACCAACAATGCAAGGTCTGTGTTTGCAGCTGACATTGATGGTGATGGGGACATGGATATACTTTCCGCTTCTTCAGACGACGATAAAATAGCATGGTATGAAAACACTAATGGACAAGGGGCTTATGGAAATCAGCAATTAATAAGTACAGAAGCAAATGGCGCTCAGTCAGTTTTTGCAATTGATATTGATGGTGATTCAGATATGGATGTACTCTCTGCTTCAAGTTTTGATAATAAAATTGCTTGGTACGAAAATTTAGATGGCCAAGGAACTTTCAGTTCGCAACAAATAATAACCACAAATGCTTTTAATGCTCAATCTGTCTTCGCAGCTGATATTGACGGTGATGGAAATATGGATGTACTTTCTGCTTCAGGGCCTTATGGAGAAGGCAAAATTGCTTGGCACCAAAATATAGATGGACTTGGCAATTTTGGAACTCAGCAAATAATAACCACCGAAATAAATCTTGCTCAATCTGTTTTTGCGGCAGATATTGATGGAGATGGGGATATAGATGTATTGGCCAATTCACTGGTAAACCAGAATTTAGCTTGGTATGAAAACACTAATGGTCAAGGGGATTTTGTAGCGCAACAAATTGTATCTTCTACTAGCACTAGTTCAATATCTGCTGCCGATATAGATAATGATGGAAATATAGATGTGGTTTCTGCTGGTGGTGATCAAGTAGCTTGGTTTAAAAACCTAGATGGCGAAGGAAGTTTTGGGCCGCAACAGGTTATTCTTACAACATCCTCGTCTGCCTATGATGCAATTACTTCAGATATCGATGGTGATGGAGACTTAGATGTAGTTTCAGGATTTTTTTCTGATGATACAACTCCAGCAATTGTATGGAATGAAAATTTAGATGGAGCAGGAAATTTTGGAACAATGCAAGAAATTAATAATACCGCTCAATATGCAATTTCACTTTATCTAAATGATATTAATAATGATGGAAATATAGATGTGCTTTTTGCCTCTCAAGATAGAATTGGTTATAATAAAAATGTAGATGGCAACGGAACATTTGAAACACAACAAAATATTACTTACAATGTAGAAGCCCCAACCTCTGTTTATGCCGCGGATATTAATGGGGATGGAAATATGGACATACTTTCAGCATCAGAAATTGATGGAGAGATAGCTTGGTATGAAAATCTAGAAGGCTACGGTAATTTTAGCTTACAAAAATCAATATCTCAAAAAATGTTTGGCACCAGAACTGTAGTGGCTAGCGATATTGATGGTGATAACGATATGGATGTACTGGCTACAGTCAATACTAAAATAGAATGGTATGAAAATTTAGATGGAAATGGAAATTTTAGTTTGCATAAAAATATTATTACCGATCAATATGCTTCTTTTGTAGATGCTTCGATTGCAGATATAGACAGAGATGGAGACAAAGATGTTGTATCTGCATCTTTTTTTAGCGGAAAATTATCATGGTTTGAAAACATGGACGGTCAGGGTAATTTTGGTCCTGAATACATTATCGCTGACGATTCTGGATTTGCACCTATTTCCATTGATATAGTAGATTTGAATAATGATGGAGCATTGGATATTGTTTCAGCTGCATTAAATGATGGAGAAGTAAATTGGCATGAAAATTTAAATGGTGAAGGTGACTTTGGACCACCACAACTTATTACTTCTAGTTATAACAATAATGTAGATTTTGTTCAAGGATCTGACTTAGACGGAGATAACGACGTGGATATTATTATCACCAATAGATCAGATGGTAAAATTGTCTGGTTTGAAAATACAAATTCACAAGGAAGTTTTAGTCAAGAAAAAATTATAACTACTGAAGTTGACACACCCCTAGCAACGTATAGTGTTGATTTAGACAATGATGGCGATTTAGATGTGATTTCTGCATCTGCAGATGATAATAAAGTCGCTTGGTATGAGAATATGGATGGACTAGGTAACTTTAGTTCTCAAAATATTATTTCAAATAATGCAGATGGTGCAAATTCTATTTATGCTGCTGACATAGACTCCGATGGTGATGTTGACGTTATTTCATCACTGGCGTTAGACAATCAAATAAATTGGTATAAAAACTCTTTAATACTTAAACTCAACGAAACCCCAACCCTAGATTTTTCAATCCACCCAAACCCTTCTTCAGATTATTTAAATATTACCCTTCAAAAAGAAATAACACAAATAGCCGTTTATAACAACGTAGGACAACTAGTAATGGAGCCTGTTGATTTTACAAATGACAATCCTACAATAAACACAGCAACATTAGCAACAGGAATTTATTTTATCAAAATTAAGACGGAAGATGGCAAAGTTGGTATTCGTAAATTTATAAAAATATAA
- a CDS encoding geranylgeranylglycerol-phosphate geranylgeranyltransferase has protein sequence MLNRKQKHFLLKVFSLFSVVRGYNILIIIIAQYLTSIYILAPDLPVKRVLFDVNLLMLVLASAAAIASGYIINSFYDSEKDLINRPRKTMLDRLVSQRTKLSVYFILNFLSVIFASYVSFRAVLFFSVYIFVLWLYSHKLKKYPFIGNITAAILAVIPFFAVFIYYSNFDLVIFVHATFLFLLISMRELVKDLENIKGDLAQDYHTIPVVYGEKVSKRMLTLMCFVAFIPALLLIFKFPIGYMNYFFFGSILALFIFLFVLWKSKHKLHYMVLHNILKFIIVLGVFSIVLIDVDLLLNRFLLKI, from the coding sequence ATGCTAAACAGAAAACAAAAACATTTTCTACTAAAGGTTTTCAGTCTGTTTTCGGTGGTTCGTGGTTATAATATTCTTATAATCATTATTGCGCAATACTTAACTTCTATATACATTTTAGCACCAGACTTGCCTGTAAAAAGGGTTTTATTTGATGTTAATTTGTTGATGTTAGTTTTAGCTTCGGCAGCAGCCATTGCATCGGGTTACATAATCAACAGTTTTTACGATAGCGAAAAAGATTTAATCAATCGCCCACGAAAAACGATGCTCGATCGGTTGGTAAGTCAGCGTACAAAACTTTCGGTATATTTTATTCTGAATTTCCTTTCCGTGATTTTTGCCAGCTATGTTTCATTCAGGGCTGTGCTCTTTTTTTCAGTGTATATTTTTGTGCTTTGGCTGTATTCGCATAAACTTAAAAAGTATCCTTTTATTGGAAATATAACAGCGGCAATTTTAGCGGTAATTCCCTTCTTTGCGGTATTTATCTATTACAGTAATTTCGACTTGGTGATTTTTGTCCACGCTACCTTCTTATTTCTTCTTATTTCTATGCGAGAACTAGTGAAAGACCTTGAAAACATTAAAGGTGACTTGGCGCAGGATTATCACACCATTCCTGTTGTGTATGGTGAAAAAGTTTCAAAACGGATGTTAACCCTCATGTGTTTCGTTGCATTTATACCAGCTTTGTTGCTCATTTTTAAGTTCCCAATTGGGTATATGAACTACTTTTTCTTCGGAAGTATTTTGGCGCTATTCATTTTCCTATTCGTCCTATGGAAATCAAAACACAAATTACACTATATGGTGTTACATAACATCCTGAAATTCATCATTGTTTTGGGTGTCTTTAGCATTGTTTTAATCGATGTAGATTTGTTATTGAATCGGTTTCTTCTGAAAATATAA